Genomic window (Croceicoccus sp. Ery15):
GCCGATGTCGCGCTATGGGTGATGATCGAAACGGCGGCGTCGGTGCTGGCGCTGGAACGGATTGCGCAAATGGCCGCGACCACGCCATTGGGCGGGCTGGTGCTGGGCGCGAACGATCTGTCCAAGGAAACCGGCATGTTGCGCACCGTCGGGCGCGAGGCGCTGGTCCCCGTTCTGTCGCAATGCGTGATGGCCGCGCGCGCCCACGGCCTGGTCGCGATCGACAGCGTGCTGAACGCGATCGGAGAGGACGAGCGGCTGCATGGCGAATGCCGACAGGGCCGCATGTTCGGTTTCGACGGCAAGATGCTGATCCACCCGTCGCAGATCGACGCTGCCAACACGGCCTTTGCCCCTTCCCCTGACGCTCTGGCCGAGGCGGAGGCGATCGTCGCGGCCTTTGCCGACCCCGCCAATGCGGGCAAGGCCGTCGTCACCGTCAACGGCCAGATGGTCGAAGAACTGCACCGCGACGAGGCAAGCGCCCTGATCGCCCGCGCAAAGGCCATCGCCGCGCGCGGCTGAAACGCGCTGCAAATGCGAAATTTAACCGATTGTTTACCTCTATGCGCGAGTCTGGAGGCCGTGGGGACTCGCACCGTGCGTGACCGCTGCTGATCGATTCGAGGGGGACGTCACTGCATGGATACGCTGCGCTTCTTCGGCGATGTCGGCGCGCCGGATGCACTTTGTCCCGATGATCCACTCGATCTGACCGGTTTCGAACATTTCGCCGAGGCAGAGGCGGAGGCCAACGCCTGCCACGCGCCCCCGCCCGCCATCGGGCAGGACGAACGCCGCATGCAGGTGCGCGCCTATAATTACTGGGCCGGATTGCTGGGCGAGGATGATTTTCCCGAAATCTACCGGCTGGACCCGCAAGGCCATCCCGATTTCGGACCCTATTCGGTGCTGCTCGACCTGTCGGAGGATCACAGCGATCCGCGCATCGTGCATCTGGGCAGATCGCTGGCACGTGCCTGCGGCTGCGCGCTGGGCGAACAATCGGCGCGCCTGTCCGACGTTCCGGGCAACAGCCTGCTGACACGCATTACCGACCATTACAGCGAGCTGCTGGCCAACCGCGCCCCCATCGGGTTCGAGGCGGAATTCGCCTCCGGTCCCGAACGGCTGGCGATCTATCGCGGCATATTGCTGCCCTTTTCGTCGAACGGGCACGAGATCGATCACGTCTATGGCGTGCTCAACTGGAAGGAGCTGGCCGATGGCGATGTCGCCGGATCGCTTCCCGCTTCGGTAGAGCTGGCCTGCCCCTCTGCCGAAACCGAAACGCCATGGGGCGAAGCGGTGGCAGAGCCGGTGGCCGAACGGCTGCGGTCGATCACGCCCGCGGGTTTCGATACGCTTTCTGCGGACGGGCCCGAATTCACCCTGCTGATGGCTCGCCGCCTCAGCTCGGGCAATGTCGTGTTGCTGGGCGAACTGCCCTATGACCGTGACGGGGTCGAACGCGCCGCACAAGGGCTGTAGGCCCGCGCCAATTTCCGACCGCTGCAGCCGTTGACCCGACTGTCGCGACCATGCACGGTCGTTGCTCTATGCCGCTGCTCAGAACGCCGCCCGTCATATTCCCCTTTTTCGGCCATCGCAGCGTGACACGGCTGCGTATCGCGGGCCGCGCCCTTCGCAACCGTCCACCCCGCTGGGACCACGATTCGCGGCTGGCCAAAATGCGCGCGCTCGCTTCGCATTTCGCCTCGCGCGAATATGCGGGGCTGCCGATCCAGCTCGAAATACGCGCCCCTTCGGGCGAAAGCTCGCTCCACGCCGGTTTCACCGATGACGAGGGTTATCTGGATTTCGACCTGCCGCTCGAAAACTGGGCGATGCCGCGGCAGACCGAATGGGAGACCATCTGCTTTACATGGAACGACGGCGAAGGGGCGCAATCGGCAGAGGGCTATGTGTTGGCCCCCGGCGAGGACAGCGATCTGGCGGTGATATCCGACATCGACGATACGATCATCGAAACGGGAATCACGGGTGGATTCCGCTCCGTTCTCAGGAACTGGCAGCGGATTCTGGCGCAAATGCCCGCCGAACGGGTGCAAGTGCCCGGGTCCGACCGGTTCTATGGCGCGCTATCGGGCGGGCTGTTGCCGGCAGCTGCGGGCAAGCATCTGCCCGCCACGCGCCATCCGTTCTTTTATGTCTCGTCCAGCCCGTGGAACCTGTTCGCCTATCTCACCACTTTCATCCAAAGCCGCGGCCTGCCGCTCGGCCCGCTGGAACTGCGCGATTGGGGCCTGAACCGCGAGACGTTCGGATCGGCCAGCCATGGCAGGCACAAGGTGCTGGCCATGCAACGCCTGCTCGACTTTTATCCGGACCTGCGTTTCGCACTGATCGGCGACGATACGCAGGGCGATCTGGTCGCGTTTGCGCAAATCGTCCTGGCCCGCCCTGATCGCATCGCCGCGATCTTCATCCGGCAAGCGGGCGAGGCGCATTCGCCAGAGGAAGAGCAGGCCAAGGCCGATATCGGGCGCGCGGGCGTGCCGCTGTGGCTGGGCAGCGAGTATGATATGGGGCGGCAATTTCTGGACCGCATCGGCCTGGCCCACGATCATGAGGCGGAGCGCATTGTCGAAACCGTAAGCGAAACCGGCAGCGGCAGCGGGTCCGGCCAGACCGAATAACGCGCGTCTTTCGCCCTTCAGCATGCGTTCACACCATTGTGGGCACGCCCTGCGATCACTAGAACAATGGCCAACATGTCGCGTCCGAAACACTCTTCCGCTCCGTTGCGCCGTCTGGCGCGCGCCGCGATGTGGCTGTCCGCCCTGCTGGCGCTGGCGCTGTTTTCCGCGCGCCCTGCCATGGCGCAATCGATCCTGCGCGATGCCGAGACGGAGGAACTGTTCAAGGACATGTCCGCCCCGCTGATCGAAGCGGCAGGGCTGGAGCCTAATAATGTCGATGTCGTCATGGTCGGCGATCCGTCGGTCAATGCCTTCGTCGCGGGCGGGCAGGTCGTCTATATCCATGCGGGCCTGATCGGAGAGGCGGATAACGCGCTGCAGGTTCAGGGCGTGATCGCGCACGAGCTGGGCCATATCACCGGCGGCCATGTGATCGGCATCGGTCAGGGCGCGCAGGCGGCGACCAATATCTCGATCCTCTCGCTGCTGCTGGGCGTGGCGGCCGCGGCGGCCGGCGGCGGAGAGGCCGCGATGGGCGTGATGGCCGCGGGCCAGCAGGCGGCGATGGGCAAGTTTCTGGCCTTTACGCGCGGGCAGGAATCGGCGGCCGATCTAGCGGGTGCGCAATATCTGTCGGCAGCGGGCATGTCGGGGCGCGGCAGCATCGAATTTTTCCAGAAACTGCAACAGCTTGAACATCGCGCGGGCTATTTCGCCAAGTCCGAGGACACGTTCTATCGCACCCACCCCTTGTCGCGCGACCGTATCCAGACGCTGGAACATGTCTATATGCGCGACCCCGCGTGGGACCGGCCCAATAATGCGGATATCGAGGCGCGCTTCCGCCGCGTGAAGGCCAAGCTGTACGGCTATCTGGCCGATCCCAAGGATACGCTGGCCCATTATCCGGCCAGCGATACCAGCGTGCCTGCGCGCTATGCCCGCGCCTATGCCTATCACAAGGAAGCGCGCGTCGACATGGCATTGAAAGAGGTGGACGCGCTGATCGCCACAGCGCCGCACGACCCCTATTTCCTCGAATTGCGCGGACAGGTCCTGCTGGAAGCGGGGCGGCCCGACGAATCGCTGGCGTCATTGCGCGAAGCGGTGGAAATCACGCGGTTCCAGCCGCTGATCGCGACCATGCTGGGCCATGCGCTGATCGCGACCGAGGACAAGGACCATTACGAAGAGGCGGAGCGCGTGCTGCGCGCATCGGTGGCCCGCGACCGTTACAATCCCACCGCATGGTATCTGCTGGGCCGCATCTATGACGCACAGGGCGATATGCCCCGCGCGCGTCTGGCCAGCGCGGAAAAGCAGATCATGACGGGCGATCCCGGCGCGGCGCTGCAAAACGCGCAGGCCGCCAGCGCATCGCTGCCCGAATCGACGCCCGACTGGCTTCGCGCCAATGATATTGCCATGGAAGCGCGCGCGCAGATCGAACAACGATCGAAACGCCGCTGACATCCGAAACGACAGGTCCCCATCCGCCATGACTTTCCGCCTATCCCCGCTTCGCATCGTGCTGGTCGCCGCGCTTCTGGCCGTGGTGGTGCTGGGCGCATTCTGGGCCCTGCGCGCCAACGGGCCCGAGGATGCCGACGCCGATGCCAAGGCCACGATCGCCGCGGCGGGCTTCTCGGCAGAGCAGGAGGAAGCCATCGGCCTGATGGTGCGGCAATATATCCTCGAACATCCCGAAGTGCTGCCCGAGGCGATCGCCGAATTGCAGCGCCGCCAGACCACCGAACAGCTGGCCAATGCGGGCGACGGGCTGACCAAGGCTTTTCCCGGCGCGGTGCTGGGCAATCCCAAGGGCAGCAAGGTTCTGGTGGAATTCAGCGATTACGCCTGCGGCTATTGCCGCCAGTCGGTCGAGGATGTGAAAGCGCTGGTCGCGGCGGACAGCGACCTGCAAGTGGTGATCCGCGAATTCCCGATCCTCAGCCAAGGCTCGGTGGAAGCCGCCAAAATGGCGCTGGCCGCTGCGAAACAGGGCAAGTTCGAAGCCTTTCACGAAGCCATGTACGCACAGGGCCGTCCCACCGACGATGCCATCGAACTGGCCGCGAAACAGGCGGGCCTCGACATGACCCGCGCCCGCGCCGATGCCGGCAGCGAGGACGTGGCGAAAGAGATCGAGGCCAATCGCGAATTCGCCCAGCAATTGCAGATCAGCGGCACGCCCGCATGGATCGCGGGCGATCAGGTGATGGAAGGCGCGGTCGGCCAGTCTGCCCTGCGCGTGGCGCTCTACCCCGAAAAGCGGTGACGCATCGCGCCATGAAAGCGGCGCTGGCCGCGCTGGCCGCGCTGGCCATGGCCTTGCCGGCGCTGCCCGCCACGGCGCAAGAGGCGAACCCCTATCGCCAGTTGCAGATGCTGGACGCGCGGGTGCAATCGATCGGCTGGCGGCTGATCCGCGCCAATGCGCCCTTTTGTCAGGCCACGATCCCTGCCGTCGGCCTGCTGTTGCAGGACAGCCATAGCTGGACCGATCCCGCCGCCATGCGTGCCGCGCTGGGGCTGGACAGCGACATCTCCATCGGCGCGGTCGCCAGCGGATCGCCTGCCGACAAGGCGGGTCTGCGCGCCAACCGGCCGGTGATGGCGCTGGACGGTGTGGACGCGGCACAATTCCCCGATGCGGAACCGGGCGATTATCAAAGGCTGACCACGCTGCATGACCGGATCGACGCCGCGCTGGTCCGCGATGGCGCGCTGGCCATAGCCATCGGCACGGCGGATGGCCCGCAAGAACTGTCGATCACCGGAGTGCCCGCCTGCGCCAGCCGCTTCGAACTGCTGACCAGCGGCGATTCGGCGCGCGCCGACGGGCAACGCGTGCTCGTCACCCGCAGGCTGGTCGATGCGATCCCCGACGATGACATGCTGGCCGCAGCCATTGCGCACGAACTGGCGCACAACCTGCTGCGCCATCCGCAAAAGCGCATCGAGGAAGGCAAGAGCTGGGGCAAGATCCGCCATAACGAGCGCGAGGCCGACCGGCTTTCGGTCTGGCTGCTGGCCAATGCCGGTTTCGACACGGCAGGGGCAGTGCGTTTTCAGCGGGAATGGATGCGCCACCACGATTACGGCTTTCTTGCCCCCACCCATGACGCATGGGACGAACGGATCGACGCCATCGAACAGGAACGCGCGCTGATCGCGGCGCTGGATGCCGCCCCTTACGACTGGTCCGGCCGCTTCCCGATGAGCCGCGAGGACGCCAAGCCCTGACGTCTTGAATCGACCACGCGCCCCGCATCTGCGACGGGCAGCCCCCGCCGGTCAGGTCGCAGAAGGGTTTGCCAACTGTTGCGCCGCGATATTTTCGGTTATCGAGTCGACACCATGGCCGTCTTGCCCGTTCGCCCGCTTCCGTTCTTCGCCGACAAGAACCGCGCCTTCTGGCGCTTGCAGTCGCTTGGCTGGGGCGGGGCGATGTTGCTGCGCGCCATGTCCAGCCTTGCCAATGCGCAGCCGGTGTCGTTCCTTGTCATCGTGCTGGTGGCGACCTTCACCGGCTTTTCGATCAGCCTGATCCTCTCGGTCATCTTCCGCACGCTGATCGGGCGCAAGCCACTGGTGACATGGGGGGCGACCGCGCTGGTGCTGGCCGTGGCGGTCAGCCTTTATGCCTTTATCGATTCATGGGTGATCTCGCTCTATCGCCCGTCCAGCGATCCGGGCTTCGCCTCGCTGTTTCTGGGCGTATTCTACCTCGATCTCACCCTGTTGGGCGCATGGTCGGCGCTGTATTACGCGATTAATTTCTTCCTGCAGGTCGAAGAACAGAACGACCGGTTGCTCAGCCTTGAAAATCAGGCGACCAGCGCGCAGCTGGCCATGCTGCGCTATCAGCTCAATCCGCATTTCCTGTTCAACACGCTGAATTCCATCAGCACTCTGGTGCTTTTGAAACAGACCGAACCGGCCAATGCGATGCTCTCGCGCCTGTCCAGCTTTTTGCGCTATACTCTGGTCAATCCGCCGACGGGTCGCGTCACCGTTGCGCAAGAGATCGATACGCTGAAACTCTATCTCGACATCGAACGCATGCGGTTCGAGGAACGCCTGCGCACCCGCTTCGACATCGATGACGAAGCGCGCGAGGCCGTGCTGCCTTCGCTGCTGCTGCAACCGCTGGTCGAAAACGCGATCAAATATGCCGTCAGCCCGCAGGAAAGCGGCGCGGAAATCTCCGTCTCGGCACAGCGCAAGGCGGACAGGCTGCGCATTACGGTGGCCGATACCGGTCCGGGCGTGCCGTTCGGCGTCGATCCCGATGCGGTGATCGGCGTCGCGCATCAGGGGACGACGGTCGATACGCGCCATTCCACCGGCGTCGGCCTTGCCAATATCCGCGAACGTCTGGCGCAGGCCTATGGCGAGGAGCAGCGCTTCGAAATCCGCTCGCGCCCGCACGAGGGCTTTGCCGTCATCATCGAATTGCCCTTCGAAACCGCCGAGGGCGTCAATCCGCCGAAAGCGGCGCACGGATCGTCGGGGTCAGTCATGTTCCAGCCAGAAACCATGTCCTAGCTCGCTCGTTATTCCCTGAACCCTCTTTGACAGGAACCGCACAAAATGAGCATCCGCACGATCATCGTCGATGACGAGAAGCTGGCCATCCAGGGCCTCCAGCTGAGGCTCGAACAATTTCCGGATATCGAGATTATCGCCACCTGCGCCAACGGGCGCGAGGCGATCCGCGCGATCAAGACGGAGAAACCCGACCTCGTTTTCCTCGACATCCAGATGCCCGGTTTCGACGGGTTTTCGGTGGTGAAGGGCGTGATGGGCATCGATCCGCCGCTGTTCATCTTCGTCACCGCCTATTCCGAACATGCGCTGAAAGCGTTCGAGGCCAATGCCGTCGATTATCTGATGAAGCCGGTCGAGGAAGACCGTCTGGCCGACGCCGTATCGCGCGCCCGCACCCGCATCGCGGAAAAGAAAAACACCGAGGAAGTCGAAAAGCTGAAAAACGTGCTGGCCGAAGTCGCCCCCGACGCGATCGACGCCATGCCCGAGGGCGAGGAAACCGCCACCGGCCGGTTCGAAAAGATGCTCAACGTCAAGGATCGCGGCCAGATCTTCCGCGTCGATGTCGATACGATCGAACATATCGAAGCCGCGGGCGATTACATGTGCATCTATACCGGCGATAATTCGCTGATCCTGCGCGAAACGATGAAGGATCTGGAACGCCGCCTCGACCCGCGCCATTTTCAGCGCGTGCACCGCTCGACCATCGTCAATCTGGATCAGGTCCGTCAGGTAAAGCCGCACACCAATGGCGAATGCTTCCTCGTGCTGGGCTCGGGCGCGGAAGTGAAAGTGTCGCGCAGCTATCGCGACGTGGTGGCGCGTTTCGTGCATTGATTTGTTGGCCCGCCCGTGGGGCGGGCACCCTCAGACGCCGGGCGGCGGGCGTCCGCCCGCCTTGGCGTCGCGCCAATAAGGCGCGGCGCGCAGTCGCGCTTGCGGGACTCGCTTCGCGGCACATTTTTGTTTTGGTCCCTCAAACGGCGGGCGGGGCGCATCCGCGCCCCTTGCCTTCGCGCCAATAAGGCGCGGCGCGCGTTCGCGCTTGCGGGACTCGCTTCGCGGCCCGGTTCGGTTTGGATTGGCGCCCTGCGGCTGGCAATTTTTTCGGTTGGGTTGAAGTCCTTGATCAAACACCGCATCTGGCTTGCATGAACGACTTCACGCTGACCGGCTTCGATCTCGATGCCTTCGTACAGGCCACTCTGGCCGAGGATCTGGGCGTCGGGCTGGAAGGGGGCGGCGTCGATGTCACCAGTTCCAGCGTCATCCCCGAAGATGCGCGCTTTTCGGGCGTGATGGACAGCCGCGATGCGATCACCGTCGCGGGGCTGCCGATTGCCGCCGCCTTTTTCACCGCGCTCGATCCGGATGTAGAGATCGAGATGCTGGTGACCGACGGCACCGCGGTCGGGGCGGGGACCGATCTGATGCGCCTGTCGGGCAATGCCCGCGCCTTGCTGACGGCGGAACGCAGCGCGTTGAACACCGTCCAGCACCTGTCGGGCATCGCCACCATGGCCGCGCAATATGTCGCCGCCATCGGCGGGAAATGCACGCTGCTCGATACGCGCAAGACCATACCGGGCATGCGCTTTCTTGAAAAATACGCGACGAAAATGGGCGGCGCGCAGAACCATCGCATGGGGCTGTGGGATGCCGCGATGATCAAGGATAACCATGTCGCCGTCGCGGGCGGCGTGGGTGAAGCCGTGGCCCGCGCCAAGACCGCCGGCGTGGCCGAGATCATTTGCGAGGTCGATCGCATCGACCAGATCGAACCCGCGCTGGAGGCCGGGGCGACCCATCTGCTGCTCGACAACATGCCCCCCGCCACCCTGCGCGAGGCGGTGGCGATGATTGCCGAACGCGTTCCGGCAGAGGCTTCGGGCGGGGTCACGCTGGAAACGATCGGCGCGATCGCGGAAACGGGGGTCGACTATATCTCGGTCGGCCGACTGACCCAAAGCGCGCCTGCCGCCGATATCGGGCTGGATTTCCAGATCGCGTAAAGCGGCGAATCACCGCCTTCCGGCAAAAAACCCGCGCAGCAGTTCCGCTGCCTCGTCCTCGCCAATGCCGCCGTAAACCTCGGGCCGGTGCAGGCTGCCCGCGCGGTCGAACAGGCGCGGGCCATGGTCGACCGCGCCGCCTTTCGGGTCGCCCGCCCCGTAATAGACGCGCGCGATCCGTGCATGCTGGATCGCGCCCGCGCACATCGGGCAGGGTTCCAGGGTGACATAAAGATCGCAGCCCGCCAGCCTTTCGTCGCCCAGCACTTCGGCGGCGGCGCGAATCGCCAGCATTTCGGCATGGGCCGTCGGATCGTGCAGTCCGCGCGGCGCATTATGCGCCGCCGCCACGACCGCGCCATCCTTTACCACCACCGCGCCCACGGGGACTTCGCCGCGCTCTTGCGCATGACGCGCCTGTTCCAGTGCCAGCGCCATGGGTTCGGGAAGGGGCCATCTGTTCATTGCCTGCGGGGCTTGCCCGAATCGGCCAATGCGGGCAATGGCAACCGCGAAAGCGCCGATGGCGCGGCCTTGTTACGGCGAGTTGCTTGACGATTCGCCATGGGGCCGCTATGCGCGCCGCTTTCTCCGGCAGATTGCCAGTTTCCAAGCTGGGCCGGAACCACCGGATTCTTTGAAAGCGAGTTGTAAGCCATGTCGCGCATCTGCGAACTGACCGGCAAGGGTCGCCAGATCGGCCACAATGTGAGCCACGCCAATAACAAGACCAAGCGCGTCTTTCTGCCCAACCTGCAGAACGTCACGCTGATGAGCGAGAAGCTGGAGCGCAGCTTCAAGTTCCGCGTTTCGACGCAGGGCCTTCGTTCGGTCGAACATAATGGCGGCCTCGACAACTGGCTGCTGAAGACCAACGACGAAAAGCTGTCGCTGCGCGCCCGCAAGGTAAAGCGCGAGCTGATCAAGGCTGCCTAAGGCCCCTTAACGGTGTCGACCCCGCCTGCGTTACAGCGCGGCGGGGTCTGCCGTTAATTCCAGCAGCTTGGTCGACTGCAGGATTTGCTGCTGGTTGTCGTCCGACACCAGCCAGACCCTTATCCGCCCCTCCGCACCCGGCGCAGCGGCGATCCCTTCGTAATTATCCGACAGCGCACCGCCCGTGATGGTGGCGACAGGCTGTGCCCGCACCAGTGCGGCGGATTCGATCGGGCGCGGATCGATCAGCGCGATCATGCTGTAGAACCGGAACGGAAAGCGCAGATCGCGTCCCAGCACCAGCACGCGTCCGTCGGGCAACACGGCCGCGCCCACCGGCTTGTAATCGCCGGGCATGGCCAGATGCGCATGAACAGGCTCTGCGCTCTTTACCGGATCGCCCGAAAACAGCAGCATGGGGAATGTTTGGTCGCGGCCATCTTCGCGCAACTCGCCTATGACCAGAAATCGCCCGTCATCCAGTCGCACCATGGCCTCGGGACCGATATTCGATGGCCATAACTCCATCGCTATGGGGTCGACATCGGCCTGTCGCGAACCGTCAATCCCATAAGACACAATCCGGTTGTCGGTTTCCATCGCCGTCCAGAAAGCACCGGTTGCAGGTTCGACCGCGATGCTTTCGACATCGTCGGTCTCCATGCGGAAACCGGCGGGACGGTGAAGCTTGCCAATCCGATGCCCGGCGCTTCCCTGCAAAGTCGGGGGGGCCATTACGACCAGAGAGCTTCGGTCGCCCACGGCGATCAGACGCCCGTCGGGTAGCACATCCAGGCCCGACAGGCCTGTCACCAATGCCGGGTCGCCCGTCAATTGCCATGCACCGACAATCTCGAAAGGAGCCAGCGAGCGTATCGCAGCGCGCGGCGCGGCGATCGGGCGAAAGCGAATCTCTTGCGATCCGCTGATGTCGATCGGGGTCGAACGGAACCACACCACGGCGAGTACGAAACCGGCAAAAACCAGCACAGCCAGATCCCGCGCCTTGCGACGCCATGCGCGGCGCGGAATTTTCATCGAAAAAGACCCCTTAGCCCTGCGGTCCGGTAAACAGCAGCGGGTCGAGCCGCGAGGTGCCCCACATCAGGCTCCAATGCAGATGCGGGCCGGTGGCGCGCCCGCTCGATCCGATCAGCCCCAGTTGCTGCCCCTGCTTCACATGGTCGCCCTGTTTCACATCCAGGCTTTGCGAATGAAGAAACGCGCTGTTGAGCCCGTTGCCGTGGTCGATGATCAGCAGATTACCCTCTAGCGAGAAGTCGCTGGCAGCCAGCACGACCACACCGTCGGCAGGCGCAACATAGGGGGTTCCCGCGCCCGGCGCGATGTCGATGCCGGTGTGATAGCTGCCCGGTTCGCCGCGATAGATGCGCTGCGATCCGAAACGACCCGAAATGCGGCCCTTCACCGGCCAGATGAAATCCTGCCGCCAACCGGCCGCATCGGTTTTCATTGCGCGGGCGGCATAGATCCGCTCCAGCTCGGGCCGGCGGCGCTGCATAAAGCTCTCGCTCGCCCCGCCGGCGCGGCGGGCAGCATTGATATGCTCGATATTCCAGTCGCGCGGCGACACGGTCAGCGTCTGACGCGCCGTGGTTCCGTCGCTGCGCGTGGCGACCAGCGTGGCGCTGCGGCCCGCATCGCGGTCGAATGCCGCCAGAAACGATCCGTCTGCCGCCATCGGCACCGGCGCATCGTCCAGCATCAACGACACCGTACCCGCGGGGGCAACGCCGCGAATCCAGCCGCCCTGCGTCAACTCGCCCGAAAAAGCGAATGTCGCGGGCGGCAATGCTGCGGGAACGGAAGCCGGCGCGGGGGTCGGCGCAGCTGATAGCGCGGGAGTGGGTGCACCCTGCTCCGCAGCCACGGCCTGCGGCTGATCGGCAGCCGGAACGACGGTGCAGCCTGCAGCCAGCACCGCAAGCGATGCCGTGGCCGCCCGTATCATTTGTCTTGCAGCAGGCGCTGGGTCGCGATTTCGGCAGTGGCATAGGGCTCCTGCCGGTCCACGCTCCAGTAACGCAGCATGTCGAGCGCGATCGGCGCGCCGGTGACCGCGCACAGCACGTGATCGCCGGGCGTCATCTGGCGGAACCCGTTGGGGCCATAGAGAAGCTTGGCAGGGCCGGTAGAGGAATTCATCAACATGCCCCCAAACTAACGATCATCGCGGGTTAAAACAATGATTGCTGCTCGGGACCGCCTTCTTTCGGCGCGTCCTGCCGGGTGCGACGGGGGGTGGCCCTTGGTGCATGGGTGGGTGAAGGCGGGGATGAAGGCGCGCTACCCGCAGGCACCGTATCGATGGTGCCGTCCGCGAATCGCAGCGTCAGCCCCGCTTGCGCCGTCGCGGCGGCACGGCTTGTCACCGTTTCCCCGTTCGCGCCGGTCACCACGGCATAACCGCGCTCCAGCGGGGCATAGGGGTT
Coding sequences:
- a CDS encoding CoA ester lyase, coding for MPANLPIVRSALSMPGSNARALEKSRALGCDCVIFDLEDAVAAEKKVEARAMVAQTLADGGLEPRFRVVRINPIDGEWGADDLRALSRAPLDAILVPKVSSAGDVEAIAGAMATAGYGADVALWVMIETAASVLALERIAQMAATTPLGGLVLGANDLSKETGMLRTVGREALVPVLSQCVMAARAHGLVAIDSVLNAIGEDERLHGECRQGRMFGFDGKMLIHPSQIDAANTAFAPSPDALAEAEAIVAAFADPANAGKAVVTVNGQMVEELHRDEASALIARAKAIAARG
- a CDS encoding phosphatase domain-containing protein: MPLLRTPPVIFPFFGHRSVTRLRIAGRALRNRPPRWDHDSRLAKMRALASHFASREYAGLPIQLEIRAPSGESSLHAGFTDDEGYLDFDLPLENWAMPRQTEWETICFTWNDGEGAQSAEGYVLAPGEDSDLAVISDIDDTIIETGITGGFRSVLRNWQRILAQMPAERVQVPGSDRFYGALSGGLLPAAAGKHLPATRHPFFYVSSSPWNLFAYLTTFIQSRGLPLGPLELRDWGLNRETFGSASHGRHKVLAMQRLLDFYPDLRFALIGDDTQGDLVAFAQIVLARPDRIAAIFIRQAGEAHSPEEEQAKADIGRAGVPLWLGSEYDMGRQFLDRIGLAHDHEAERIVETVSETGSGSGSGQTE
- a CDS encoding M48 family metalloprotease — translated: MSRPKHSSAPLRRLARAAMWLSALLALALFSARPAMAQSILRDAETEELFKDMSAPLIEAAGLEPNNVDVVMVGDPSVNAFVAGGQVVYIHAGLIGEADNALQVQGVIAHELGHITGGHVIGIGQGAQAATNISILSLLLGVAAAAAGGGEAAMGVMAAGQQAAMGKFLAFTRGQESAADLAGAQYLSAAGMSGRGSIEFFQKLQQLEHRAGYFAKSEDTFYRTHPLSRDRIQTLEHVYMRDPAWDRPNNADIEARFRRVKAKLYGYLADPKDTLAHYPASDTSVPARYARAYAYHKEARVDMALKEVDALIATAPHDPYFLELRGQVLLEAGRPDESLASLREAVEITRFQPLIATMLGHALIATEDKDHYEEAERVLRASVARDRYNPTAWYLLGRIYDAQGDMPRARLASAEKQIMTGDPGAALQNAQAASASLPESTPDWLRANDIAMEARAQIEQRSKRR
- a CDS encoding DsbA family protein; amino-acid sequence: MTFRLSPLRIVLVAALLAVVVLGAFWALRANGPEDADADAKATIAAAGFSAEQEEAIGLMVRQYILEHPEVLPEAIAELQRRQTTEQLANAGDGLTKAFPGAVLGNPKGSKVLVEFSDYACGYCRQSVEDVKALVAADSDLQVVIREFPILSQGSVEAAKMALAAAKQGKFEAFHEAMYAQGRPTDDAIELAAKQAGLDMTRARADAGSEDVAKEIEANREFAQQLQISGTPAWIAGDQVMEGAVGQSALRVALYPEKR
- a CDS encoding M48 family metalloprotease encodes the protein MTHRAMKAALAALAALAMALPALPATAQEANPYRQLQMLDARVQSIGWRLIRANAPFCQATIPAVGLLLQDSHSWTDPAAMRAALGLDSDISIGAVASGSPADKAGLRANRPVMALDGVDAAQFPDAEPGDYQRLTTLHDRIDAALVRDGALAIAIGTADGPQELSITGVPACASRFELLTSGDSARADGQRVLVTRRLVDAIPDDDMLAAAIAHELAHNLLRHPQKRIEEGKSWGKIRHNEREADRLSVWLLANAGFDTAGAVRFQREWMRHHDYGFLAPTHDAWDERIDAIEQERALIAALDAAPYDWSGRFPMSREDAKP
- a CDS encoding sensor histidine kinase yields the protein MAVLPVRPLPFFADKNRAFWRLQSLGWGGAMLLRAMSSLANAQPVSFLVIVLVATFTGFSISLILSVIFRTLIGRKPLVTWGATALVLAVAVSLYAFIDSWVISLYRPSSDPGFASLFLGVFYLDLTLLGAWSALYYAINFFLQVEEQNDRLLSLENQATSAQLAMLRYQLNPHFLFNTLNSISTLVLLKQTEPANAMLSRLSSFLRYTLVNPPTGRVTVAQEIDTLKLYLDIERMRFEERLRTRFDIDDEAREAVLPSLLLQPLVENAIKYAVSPQESGAEISVSAQRKADRLRITVADTGPGVPFGVDPDAVIGVAHQGTTVDTRHSTGVGLANIRERLAQAYGEEQRFEIRSRPHEGFAVIIELPFETAEGVNPPKAAHGSSGSVMFQPETMS
- a CDS encoding LytTR family DNA-binding domain-containing protein, coding for MSIRTIIVDDEKLAIQGLQLRLEQFPDIEIIATCANGREAIRAIKTEKPDLVFLDIQMPGFDGFSVVKGVMGIDPPLFIFVTAYSEHALKAFEANAVDYLMKPVEEDRLADAVSRARTRIAEKKNTEEVEKLKNVLAEVAPDAIDAMPEGEETATGRFEKMLNVKDRGQIFRVDVDTIEHIEAAGDYMCIYTGDNSLILRETMKDLERRLDPRHFQRVHRSTIVNLDQVRQVKPHTNGECFLVLGSGAEVKVSRSYRDVVARFVH
- the nadC gene encoding carboxylating nicotinate-nucleotide diphosphorylase, translating into MNDFTLTGFDLDAFVQATLAEDLGVGLEGGGVDVTSSSVIPEDARFSGVMDSRDAITVAGLPIAAAFFTALDPDVEIEMLVTDGTAVGAGTDLMRLSGNARALLTAERSALNTVQHLSGIATMAAQYVAAIGGKCTLLDTRKTIPGMRFLEKYATKMGGAQNHRMGLWDAAMIKDNHVAVAGGVGEAVARAKTAGVAEIICEVDRIDQIEPALEAGATHLLLDNMPPATLREAVAMIAERVPAEASGGVTLETIGAIAETGVDYISVGRLTQSAPAADIGLDFQIA
- a CDS encoding nucleoside deaminase, coding for MNRWPLPEPMALALEQARHAQERGEVPVGAVVVKDGAVVAAAHNAPRGLHDPTAHAEMLAIRAAAEVLGDERLAGCDLYVTLEPCPMCAGAIQHARIARVYYGAGDPKGGAVDHGPRLFDRAGSLHRPEVYGGIGEDEAAELLRGFFAGRR
- the rpmB gene encoding 50S ribosomal protein L28 produces the protein MSRICELTGKGRQIGHNVSHANNKTKRVFLPNLQNVTLMSEKLERSFKFRVSTQGLRSVEHNGGLDNWLLKTNDEKLSLRARKVKRELIKAA